CCACCCAACTGAAAACATCAGCTTCGCTGTAGACACCGAGCGTGGACTGCTCACCCCAGTAATCCGCAGCGCAGGTTCATTGAACATCGCTCAGATTGCTCAGCAAATTGCTGACCTAGCGGACCGCACTCGCAACAACCAGCTAAAGCCAGATGAGCTATCGGGTGGTACTTTCACTTTGACTAACACCGGTTCTCGCGGAGCATTGTTTGACACCCCAGTTGTCTTCTTGCCTCAGTCGGCAATCCTTGGAACTGGAATTGTGACCAAGCGTCCTGCTGTTGTGACAGACGCAGAGGGCAACGAGTCAATCGCCATCCGTTCTTTGGTTTACCTGGCCTTGAGCTACGACCACCGCACGATTGATGGAGCGGACGCCTCACGATTCTTGACCGATGTCAAGGCAAGACTCGAGGCCGGAGCCTTCGAAGCCAATCTAGGAATCTAGATAAAACGCCCAGGACCCCCTGGGCGTTTTTCTTAGCTTGACTCCCCTGACACCCAAAGGGTTTCCCATGATTGGTACTAGACGGTTTGCGAAAGGCATGCAGATAAGTTTCATGCTCGTAGCATCTAGCATCGCTAAGGCTTTAGGTCGGGAATCGAAATTGCTGTGGAAAAGGTTGGTTAGGTCAAATGCCTGAATTCAAAGTAATCGGTTTAGACCCCAATTTCGTTTCCTATAAAGACGGTTTGGAATTGCAGCGAGATCTCCACCGCAAGGTGGTAGCCGGTGACGCGCCGGATACCGTCCTACTGCTTGAGCACTCAAGCGTCTACACGGCCGGAAAGCGAACCGAAGATCACGAACTACCCAAGGACGGTAGTGAGTATTTCGAGACTGATCGAGGTGGAAAAATCACCTGGCATGGCCCAGGGCAGTTGATCGGCTACCCAATAATGCGCCTGCCCCAGCCAATTGACGTCGTTAACTATGTTCGCTACCTCGAAGAGGTTCTTATCGACGTTATCGCCGAATTTGGCGTAGCGGGAATTCGCGTGAAGGGAAGGACCGGAGTCTGGGTCGAGACTCCACTTGGCACCCAGAAGGTTGCGGCAATCGGAATCCGAGTATCCGAGAAGGTGACGATGCACGGCTTTGCACTCAACTGCAACAACTCACTCGATCCCTATGACCACATCATCGCCTGCGGTATCCAGGATGCAACCACGACAACACTTTCAATTCTGACTGGAAAGCTGATTACCCCGGCAGATGCAGCTAGCCTTGTAATGCAAAAAATGGGAGAGATACCAAATGAGCGAAAAGCCAGAGCGTAAGTTACTAAGGCTCGAGGTTCGCAACTCTCAGGTGCCAATCGAGCGAAAGCCAGAGTGGATTAAGACCACCGCGAAGATGGGTCCTGAGTACCGACAGTTGCACTCTCTCGTAAAGGACAAGGATCTACACACTGTCTGCCAAGAGGCAGGTTGCCCCAACATTTTTGAGTGCTGGGAGGATCGAGAAGCAACCTTCCTAATCGGAGGCTCGCAGTGCACCAGAAGGTGTGACTTCTGTCAGATTGACACTGGAAAGCCCGCCGCATTTGATGCAGATGAACCAAGACGCGTTGGTGAATCGGTCAAGCAGATGGATCTGCGCTACGCAACCGTAACCGGTGTCGCACGAGACGATCTACCCGATGAGGGCGCCTGGCTGTATGCCGAGACCATTCGCCAAATTCACCGCCAGTCCCCCGGTACTGGCGTCGAAATTTTAGTCCCAGACTTTTCCGGGAAGCCAGAGCTTCTGCAAAAGGTGTTTGATGCATCCCCGGAGGTTTTCGCACACAACGTGGAGACGGTGCCCAGGATCTTTAAGCGCATCCGCCCTGCCTTCAGCTACGAGCGCTCGCTCGATGTTCTCACTCAGGCGAGAAACGCCGGCATGGTCACCAAGAGCAACCTAATCCTTGGCATGGGTGAAGAGCTAGAAGAGGTCTCACAGGCGCTGCGAGATCTTTACGAGGCCGGTACTGACATCATCACAATCACGCAGTACCTAAGGCCATCTCCTCGCCATCACCCCGTTGAGCGTTGGGTCAAGCCAGAGGAGTTCGTCGCCTTAGCCAAGGAGGCCGAAGAGCTGGGCTACCTGGGAGTTCTCGCTGGGCCATTAGTTCGAAGTAGCTACCGCGCCGGAAGACTTTGGGCCAAGTCGATGATTGCCAAGGGTCGTGAGATACCGGCTGAGCTAAAACACCTCGCTGACAAACTTGAATTCAGCCAGGCAACCGCCGTCGCCTAACTAAACTACTGACGTGCCTAAAGATAAGAAGAACAAAGCCCCTGGACGTTTCCGTCAGCTGCTGCAGGTTTATAAGATCACCGCGAAGAGCGACCCTTCCAGCGCTTGGATAGCCGCCCTCGGGTTCCTAGGAGCTCTCGGTGTAGGTCTAATTGCCGGCTACCTTCTAGATCCGGGTAACCCCTGGTCGATGGTTCTCTGGGGCCTAACTGGCACGACTTCTGGTCTGCTAATCGCAATGATCATCATGTCTAAGCGTGCAGAGCGAAACGCCTACATGCGTATTGAAGGTCAGCCCGGTGCGGTTGGTGCGGTGCTGGATAGCCAGATAAGAAGATCTTGGCGAGCAAACCCAATGCCGGTTGCCATCAACGGCAAGACAAAAGAGGCTGTGTACCGGATGGTTGGTCCAGCGGGCGTGGTTTTGATTGCCGAGGGTTCAGGTGCACGCGTAACCCAGATGCTTGATGATGAGGCTCGGAAGATCAACCGCGCAGCACCGGGGGCAACCGTTCATAAACTGAAGGTTTCACAAGACAACGGCATTCGCCTTCATGCGCTACTAAAGACCGTCTACAAGCTTGGCAAGACCATGAACCGTGCTGAGGTAACTGCGGTTACCAACCGACTCGAGGCACTTGGGGCTGGTGCTGGCCTGCCAATTCCGAAGGGTATTGACCCAACCAAGGTTCGCGCTCCAAAGCGCAAGGGTTAACATTTCTGAAACATACCTGCGCTAGATTTCGTAGCGTTCCGCTATCCCATTACCTATGAGAGGGCATTCCATGTTCAAGACCGCGTCCGAAGTGATCGCATACATCAAGGAAAACGACGTCAAGTTCCTCGATGTTCGCTTCACTGACCTTCCAGGCGTGCAGCAGCACTTCAACCTTCCAGTTTCTCAAATCGATGAGGACTTCTTCGCCAACGGACAGCTCTTTGATGCTTCCTCCATCCGCGGTTTTGCATCGATTCACGAGTCAGACATGCAGCTGATCCCAGATGTGACCACTGCCTACATCGATCCTTTCCGCATCGAGAAGACTCTGATCATCAGCTTCGACATTTACAACCCACGCAATGGCGAGCTTTACCACCGCGACCCTCGTCAGGTTGCTCACAAAGCAGAGCGCTACCTTGCATCAACCGGTATTGCTGACACTGCGTTCTTTGCCCCAGAGGCCGAGTTCTTTATCTTCGATGAGGTTCGTTACGAGAACAAGTCAAACACTGCATTCCACATCGTGGACTCCATTGAAGGTGCATGGAACACTGCCCGTCAGGAAGAGGGCGGAAACTTGGGTAACAAGACCCCATTCAAGGGTGGCTACTTCCCAGTTTCCCCAGTCGACCACCTGGCAGACATCCGTGACGCAATTGTCCTAGAGCTCGAGGCCGCTGGTCTTGATGTTGAGCGCAGCCACCACGAGGTCGGAACTGCTGGTCAGTGCGAGATCAACTACCGCTTCGACACGCTGGTCAAGTCAGCTGACGACGTGCTGAAGTTCAAGTACATCGTCAAGAACGTTGCACACCAGTACGGCAAGACCGTAACCTTCATGCCAAAACCACTGTTTGGTGACAACGGTTCCGGTATGCACGTTCACCAGTCCCTCTGGAAGGACGGCAAGCCACTGTTCTACGACGAGGCTGGCTACGGAGGTCTATCCGACATCGCACGCTGGTACATCGGTGGTCTACTGAAGCACGCACCAAGCTTGCTTGCTTTCACCAACCCAACTGTGAACTCCTACCACCGTCTGGTTCCAGGCTTTGAGGCACCAGTAAACCTGGTTTACTCAGCTGGAAACCGTTCGGCCGCAATCCGTATCCCGATGACCGGTACCAACCCGAAGGCAAAGCGCATTGAGTTCCGTGCTCCAGACGCCTCTGGTAACCCATACCTCGCTTTTGCAGCAATGCTCATGGCTGGTCTGGACGGTATCAAGAACCGCATCGAGCCTCACGCTCCTGTTGACAAGGACCTCTACGAGCTACCAGCCGAAGAGGCGAAGTTGATCCCACAGGTTCCTGGCGACCTGGGTGCAGTTCTGACTGCGCTCGAGAGCGACCACGAGTACCTGATGCAGGGCAACGTATTTACTCAGGATCTAATTGAGACCTGGATCGACTACAAGCGTGAGAAGGAACTGAAGCCACTTGCTCAGCGCCCTCACCCTTACGAGTTCGAGCTGTACTACGGCGTCTAAGACCAAATAGAAAACGGGGTTCTTCGGAACCCCGTTTTTTTATTCCAGGAACAATCTCTCAAAGACCTGACGAGCGCGCCTTGTCACACCTAGGTAATGCTCTTCAAGCTCCGCAGCCGAGCCGGGTTCATACTCCAAAATACGAGCCATCGCCTCAAGTGCTCTTCGATCAGTCGGCAGTGAATCGAGCTGTTTATCGATTGCTAGAACGAGTGCGCTTCTGCACCTAGAGGTAAGTAGCCATGCCTCTCTCAATCGCTCAGCATCATCTTTAGGAATAACCCCGACCGCAACCAGAGATTCGAGTGCAGGCAGTGTCCCAACCTCTCCGACCTCTGGGTGCTGGCCAACGTGTTGCAGCTGCTTGAGCTGGATTAGCCACTCGATGTCACTGAGTGAACCTCGACCCAGTTTGAAGTGTCGCTGCGGGTCGGCCCCCTGAGGAAGCCGCTCACTTTCGACTCTGGCCTTGATGCGCCTGATTTCCAAGAGCTGTTTAGGTGTGAGTTCTAGTGGATAGCGATACCGGTTGATCAGTTCAACAAATTCCTGAACTAGCTCTGTAGACCCGCAAACCATTCTGGCTCTGAGTAAGGCTTGGAACTCCCATGTCTCCGCCCAGCGCTCGTAGTAGCCCTGGTAACCGCTTATCGATCGAACTCTGGGTCCATTCTTACCCTCCGGCCTGAGCCCCAAATCAAGTTCGAACTCGAGTATGGAATCTTTCACCAAGACCAAAAGCTCCTGGCTTAGCTTGTTGGCGGCCTCACTCTGGTCTGTATCACCCCGGTAGACGAGCATGCAGTCGGCATCTGAGCCAAAGCCGAGTTCCCGGCCACCAAGTCTGCCCATGGCAACAATTCCCAGGTCAACATCGACCTGAGTCCTCAGCTTTGCGATTTCAAGCATCGCCTTGAGATGCGCATCAGTGATGTCGGTTAGCCCAGCGGAGATCTCTTGCAAGCTAGAGGCCCCAAGAACGGCTCCGATTGCAACTCTTAGATACTCACGTCGACGAACGGCCCGAACCGCCTCATGAGCACCTTCACCGTTTCGTTCGATTAGTGAATCGAGCTCTTCGGAAATCTGCTCGAGTGACTGGGGCTTTAGTGTCTCTTCATCCCCGAACCACTGGGATGAATCTGGGATTGACTCCAGCACCCTTGCGATGAAGGCTGAGTTTGACAAGACATTCATCAAACGCTCTGCTGCCCCCGAGCTATCGCGGAGCATCCTTAGGAACCAGTGGGTCTCCCCAAGCTCTTCAGATAGGCGTCTAAAGGTGAGTAGTGCTCTATCTGGATCGGTTCCTTCGGCCATCCATCGAATCAACACCGGGAGCAGAGTTCTCTGGATCACCGCCCTGCGAGAGACGCCCTGAGTTAGTGCCTCAATGTGCTGAGTTGCTCCCTTGGCGTCCCTAAATCCAATTGCGGTAAGGCGCTGCTGGATTTGATCCGAGGACAATACAACCTCGTCCGGACTGAGGGAAGCCGTTGCTTGTAGTAATGGTCTGTAGAACACCGAGTCGTGCAATGAGGCCGTCTCACCACGAACACTCGAGTACCTCTCAATTAGCTCGGTTTGCGACAAAGCAAGCGATCTCGCTATCCGACGTTGCTGCGAAGGGTCCTTCGGGAATAGGTGGGTGCGGCGCAGCTTTGAAAGTTGCACGCGATGCTCTACCGCACGCAGAAATGCGTAGTTGCGTCTGAATGCATCCCGATCGGTTCGTGATAGCAGTCCGGCATCGGCTAGTGCATCGAGCGCGCTAAAAGTGTCCATAACCCGAAGTGACTCATCCGTTACTCCGTGAACCAGCTGCAGTAGTTGAGCGGTGAACTCAACGTCTCGAAGCCCTCCTCTTCCCAGTTTTATCTCGACTTCACGTTCCTCAGGCGGGATCATGTCAAGCACCCGTTTACGCAGATGCCGTGCACTCTCCACAATTGCCGAACGATTTGGCTGAGACCAGATCAGGGGCTTGATGGTTTGGATGTAGTTTGTGCCCAAAATCTCGTCCCCGGCTACGAACCTTGCTTTCAGAAGCGCCTGGAACTCCCAAGGCTCCGCCCATTTTTCGTAGTAGCCGCGATGGCCCTCCAGCGACCTAACTAATGCCCCTTGCTTTCCCTCAGGTCTAAGGTTTGGATCCAATTGCCAGATACCAGGCTCCTTTGAAGGTTCGTCCAGCACCTTGGCTAGCCTGGTCGCCAGTTTGGTCGCAGTATCGAGGTAATTGTCTAACTTTCCAGATGCCACGTAGATTACGTCAACGTCACTCAGGTAATTCAGCTCACGAGCACCGGTTTTGCCCATCGCAATGACTGCGAACTTTAGATCCGCAAGCGCAGCCTCGGTCAATCTGCCTTCACCTAGTAATTCGACCTTGGCAACCTCAATACCGGCTTGTATGGTTCCATCAGCCAAATCGCTGAGAGCTCGAGTGACCTGCGGCACAATCTCCAACGGAGTCTGGCTACTCAGATCAAAATCCGCGATCCTCAACAATGCCTGGTAGTAACGAATGCGCAATTCATCTCGTGAGCTAGAGGCCAGGGAATGCCCTGAGATCTTTGGGCTAGATCTAAAGGCATCGAGTGAGTCGGGATGGCGCTGTATGAAATCGGCAAGCCCATCCGATGCACCCAGCACCGCACACAACCTCGAAGCCTGTTGTGGATTGGAGAGTAGCTTCACGAGCTCCCTCTTGTGAAGCCTAGCTATTTCAATCAAAGCGGCTAGTGCCCGATCGGGTGAAGATGATGCGCTGATGGGAGCCAGGGCAGCATGACCGACATCTCCCACCAGCGAGACAAGTTCGTCTAATTTGGGGATCGTCTCCGAAAGTTCCTCAAAACCAAGACGTGCCAGCTCACTCAGTGAGCTAGATCGAGCGAGCGTCATTACAAGGTGCGGAGGTTCTGCTCGATCTCAAACGGTGTCACTTGAGAGCGATACTGTGCCCACTCGCGACGCTTGTTGGCAAGCACGTAGCTGAATACGGACTCTCCCAGAACCTCGGCAGCAAGCTCAGATTCCTCAAGCTTTCTGATGGCGTGGTCGAGGGACTGAGGCAGAGATTCGATACCCATAGCCCTGCGCTCCAGATCCGTTAGAGACCAAACATCATCCTCGGTCTCGGGAGGTAACTGGTAGCCCTCTTCGATGCCCTTCAGACCGGCCGCGAGCAATAGCGCGTAGGCGAGATATGGGTTAGCGGCGGAGTCCATTGCTCGGTACTCGATGCGAGTGGACTGTGCCTTTTCAGGCTTGTGCAGTGGCACGCGA
The genomic region above belongs to Aquiluna sp. KACHI24 and contains:
- a CDS encoding bifunctional [glutamine synthetase] adenylyltransferase/[glutamine synthetase]-adenylyl-L-tyrosine phosphorylase is translated as MTLARSSSLSELARLGFEELSETIPKLDELVSLVGDVGHAALAPISASSSPDRALAALIEIARLHKRELVKLLSNPQQASRLCAVLGASDGLADFIQRHPDSLDAFRSSPKISGHSLASSSRDELRIRYYQALLRIADFDLSSQTPLEIVPQVTRALSDLADGTIQAGIEVAKVELLGEGRLTEAALADLKFAVIAMGKTGARELNYLSDVDVIYVASGKLDNYLDTATKLATRLAKVLDEPSKEPGIWQLDPNLRPEGKQGALVRSLEGHRGYYEKWAEPWEFQALLKARFVAGDEILGTNYIQTIKPLIWSQPNRSAIVESARHLRKRVLDMIPPEEREVEIKLGRGGLRDVEFTAQLLQLVHGVTDESLRVMDTFSALDALADAGLLSRTDRDAFRRNYAFLRAVEHRVQLSKLRRTHLFPKDPSQQRRIARSLALSQTELIERYSSVRGETASLHDSVFYRPLLQATASLSPDEVVLSSDQIQQRLTAIGFRDAKGATQHIEALTQGVSRRAVIQRTLLPVLIRWMAEGTDPDRALLTFRRLSEELGETHWFLRMLRDSSGAAERLMNVLSNSAFIARVLESIPDSSQWFGDEETLKPQSLEQISEELDSLIERNGEGAHEAVRAVRRREYLRVAIGAVLGASSLQEISAGLTDITDAHLKAMLEIAKLRTQVDVDLGIVAMGRLGGRELGFGSDADCMLVYRGDTDQSEAANKLSQELLVLVKDSILEFELDLGLRPEGKNGPRVRSISGYQGYYERWAETWEFQALLRARMVCGSTELVQEFVELINRYRYPLELTPKQLLEIRRIKARVESERLPQGADPQRHFKLGRGSLSDIEWLIQLKQLQHVGQHPEVGEVGTLPALESLVAVGVIPKDDAERLREAWLLTSRCRSALVLAIDKQLDSLPTDRRALEAMARILEYEPGSAAELEEHYLGVTRRARQVFERLFLE
- the lipA gene encoding lipoyl synthase, with product MSEKPERKLLRLEVRNSQVPIERKPEWIKTTAKMGPEYRQLHSLVKDKDLHTVCQEAGCPNIFECWEDREATFLIGGSQCTRRCDFCQIDTGKPAAFDADEPRRVGESVKQMDLRYATVTGVARDDLPDEGAWLYAETIRQIHRQSPGTGVEILVPDFSGKPELLQKVFDASPEVFAHNVETVPRIFKRIRPAFSYERSLDVLTQARNAGMVTKSNLILGMGEELEEVSQALRDLYEAGTDIITITQYLRPSPRHHPVERWVKPEEFVALAKEAEELGYLGVLAGPLVRSSYRAGRLWAKSMIAKGREIPAELKHLADKLEFSQATAVA
- the glnA gene encoding type I glutamate--ammonia ligase translates to MFKTASEVIAYIKENDVKFLDVRFTDLPGVQQHFNLPVSQIDEDFFANGQLFDASSIRGFASIHESDMQLIPDVTTAYIDPFRIEKTLIISFDIYNPRNGELYHRDPRQVAHKAERYLASTGIADTAFFAPEAEFFIFDEVRYENKSNTAFHIVDSIEGAWNTARQEEGGNLGNKTPFKGGYFPVSPVDHLADIRDAIVLELEAAGLDVERSHHEVGTAGQCEINYRFDTLVKSADDVLKFKYIVKNVAHQYGKTVTFMPKPLFGDNGSGMHVHQSLWKDGKPLFYDEAGYGGLSDIARWYIGGLLKHAPSLLAFTNPTVNSYHRLVPGFEAPVNLVYSAGNRSAAIRIPMTGTNPKAKRIEFRAPDASGNPYLAFAAMLMAGLDGIKNRIEPHAPVDKDLYELPAEEAKLIPQVPGDLGAVLTALESDHEYLMQGNVFTQDLIETWIDYKREKELKPLAQRPHPYEFELYYGV
- a CDS encoding DUF4191 domain-containing protein, translating into MPKDKKNKAPGRFRQLLQVYKITAKSDPSSAWIAALGFLGALGVGLIAGYLLDPGNPWSMVLWGLTGTTSGLLIAMIIMSKRAERNAYMRIEGQPGAVGAVLDSQIRRSWRANPMPVAINGKTKEAVYRMVGPAGVVLIAEGSGARVTQMLDDEARKINRAAPGATVHKLKVSQDNGIRLHALLKTVYKLGKTMNRAEVTAVTNRLEALGAGAGLPIPKGIDPTKVRAPKRKG
- the lipB gene encoding lipoyl(octanoyl) transferase LipB, with the translated sequence MPEFKVIGLDPNFVSYKDGLELQRDLHRKVVAGDAPDTVLLLEHSSVYTAGKRTEDHELPKDGSEYFETDRGGKITWHGPGQLIGYPIMRLPQPIDVVNYVRYLEEVLIDVIAEFGVAGIRVKGRTGVWVETPLGTQKVAAIGIRVSEKVTMHGFALNCNNSLDPYDHIIACGIQDATTTTLSILTGKLITPADAASLVMQKMGEIPNERKARA